A genomic window from Cydia amplana chromosome 3, ilCydAmpl1.1, whole genome shotgun sequence includes:
- the LOC134662824 gene encoding protein transport protein Sec61 subunit gamma, with protein sequence MDQIAKFVEPGKQFAKDSLRLVRRCTKPDRKEFQKIAIATAIGFCIMGFIGFFVKLIHIPINNIIVGS encoded by the exons ATGGATCAGATCGCTAAATTTGTGGAGCCAGGCAAGCAGTTCGCTAAGGATTCCCTCAGACTGGTCAGGAGATGCACTAAGCCCGACAGGAAAG AATTCCAGAAGATTGCCATCGCGACAGCCATCGGTTTCTGCATCATGGGCTTCATCGGGTTCTTCGTGAAGCTCATACACATCCCCATTAACAACATCATTGTCGGATCATAA